The Microbacterium sp. SORGH_AS_0862 region ACGTCGGCATGCCGGGGATCCTCCCGGATCACCCGCATCAGGTCGCGCACCGCCGCATCCGGACCCTCGAGGATCTGGATGAAGTGTCCCGCCCGATACAGGAGCATGCCGGTGATCCCGCGGCGAGCGTTCGACTCCCGGCTGGTGGCGAGCAGCTGCTCCAGGTCGGGGTCGGTGAAGGGGGCGCGCGCGTGACTGGTGTAGACGACGGAGATCAACGGGCCGGTCACGGTGGGGGCTCCTTCAGCGCCGGACGGGATGCGGGCGCGGCGGCTGCGCGGTGAGTGCGCTCATCGCGTGGGTGATCACGGTGAAGCGCCCCGCAGGGCGCGAGTGCATGTCGAAGGCAACGAACGTGCCGTCGCTCTGTCGCTCGATGTACCCCAGGAACTCGCCCCACCTGCTGCCGACGTGGAAGCCGTCTTCGACGCGCGCCCAGACGACGCCCGCGGCGTTCGGGGCCGTCATCATGATGCGGCCGCACCGTCCTGGCGTCGCGCCGCCCAGATCGCCTCGATGGCCTCCCGGTGCGAGCTGTGCAGGTACAGCGAGCGGTAGCTCAGCGAGAAGCTGTCGGGGGTGATCGCGTCGGTGTAGTGCACGACGATGGCGCTGTCGAGCCCGAGCAGCCGCTCTACCTCCGCGTTCACGCGCTCAGGCACGCTCGCGCCGCCGTCGAATCGGAGCGGCGGACGTCGGGATGCGTGCCGTCATGCCACGAACGTACGCGATGCGCCCCGACAGTCGGCGGGGCTTGCGCAGCGGAGCGGGAACAGTTCGCCGACCTGGCGTCAGGAGATGAGGCTCGTTCCGCATTCCGCGCAGAAGCGGGATGTGCCGGGGTTCTCCGCGCGGCAACCGGTGCACATACGGACACTCACCAGTGAGGCCCCGCACTCCCCGCAGAACTTGCCGCCGTGCGACTGCGCGCCGCACGCGGGGCAGCGCGGCTGGGCCTGGCGACCGAGGTCGACGCCGCCGACCAGGTCCACGGTCTCCAGCCGCTGGCGCATCTGCTGACGCCGAGCCTCGACCTGCAGCTGCGCGAGCTCCTCGGTGAGGGCGGGGGAGCAGCGCACGCACTGCCCGACCTGATCGTTCCAGCACGCGTCGCCGCACACCCAGTCGCTGCATCCGCGGCACTGGTGGAACCGCGGGCCGATCTCCGCGGTGGCGGCGCGCAGCGCCTCATCCTTGGCGGGGGAGTTGGTGCTGCGGTCGAGCAGGTTCTCGGCCATGGAGGTGAACTGCGACAGCTGGCCACCGAAGAGGTTGCCGAGACCACGCGCGATCTTCTGGCCGGCCGCGCG contains the following coding sequences:
- a CDS encoding BLUF domain-containing protein, with the protein product MTGPLISVVYTSHARAPFTDPDLEQLLATSRESNARRGITGMLLYRAGHFIQILEGPDAAVRDLMRVIREDPRHADVRIVRDEEIRERRFSEWSMGYEPISPPSHPAPDGFRDTFDDLGDQDDPDNVLRAIGELTLWFRVRSRHHRG
- a CDS encoding zinc ribbon domain-containing protein, which translates into the protein MSEHVPFTDNFSDLSNADGYQFEFRCERCGNGYRSAFRRDPRAAGQKIARGLGNLFGGQLSQFTSMAENLLDRSTNSPAKDEALRAATAEIGPRFHQCRGCSDWVCGDACWNDQVGQCVRCSPALTEELAQLQVEARRQQMRQRLETVDLVGGVDLGRQAQPRCPACGAQSHGGKFCGECGASLVSVRMCTGCRAENPGTSRFCAECGTSLIS